One part of the Apus apus isolate bApuApu2 chromosome 11, bApuApu2.pri.cur, whole genome shotgun sequence genome encodes these proteins:
- the LOC127389053 gene encoding carbohydrate sulfotransferase 6-like isoform X1 gives MVKPAALENVSRLSEKSILMFVLFQPLLLGQSDILGQRICGYFLVAARLSSACLRTLAPVQAKLQLPICIVRMARIRIPSAIVILLVAVQTVFLLFMCARYSSFMPQSEQKPSQVHILILSSWRSGSSFVGQLFSQHPNVFYLMEPAWHVWVTMYQNSAKVLHMAVRDLVRSVFLCDMSVFDAYMPWKRNLSDLFQWAVSRALCSAPACDSFQRTDITSEMACKTLCGRYPFSKVEEACKTYSHVVIKEVRFFDLKVLYPLLTDPSLNLKIIHLVRDPRAVVKSREQSVKALARDNGIVLSTNGTKVEDSKYKVMQEICRSHVQIYETATLKPPHFLKDRYLMIRFEDLVRDPLSEISEMYKFADLSLTPTLKSWIYNITHGQGPGKKKEAFKITSRDAISVSQAWRNVLSFQKIKKIQEVCKGAINMLGYQLVDSEKEQKDLSLDLVLPRRQNQFSWSSFNPKH, from the exons ATGGTGAAACCGGCTGCTTTAGAGAACGTTTCCCGTCTGTCTGAGAAGTCCATTCTCATGTTTGTACTGTTTCAGCCTCTGCTTCTAGGTCAAAGTGACATACTGGGCCAAAGAATTTGTGGTTATTTCTTAGTTGCAGCACGTTTGTCCTCAGCCTGTTTGAGGACACTTGCACCGGTGCAGGCAAAGCTTCAGTTAC ctaTTTGTATTGTGAGAATGGCAAGGATTCGGATTCCTAGCGCAATTGTTATACTTCTTGTTGCAGTTCAGACTGTGTTCTTACTCTTCATGTGTGCCCGGTACAGTAGCTTCATGCCTCAGTCTGAGCAGAAACCATCTCAAGTCCACATCCTCATTCTCTCCTCCTGGCGGTCGGGATCTTCTTTTGTTGGTCAACTTTTCAGCCAGCACCCCAACGTCTTCTACCTGATGGAACCCGCATGGCACGTGTGGGTTACAATGTACCAGAACAGTGCCAAGGTCTTGCACATGGCAGTGCGGGACCTCGTCAGGTCGGTCTTTCTGTGTGACATGTCTGTGTTTGATGCTTACATGCCTTGGAAAAGAAATTTATCTGATCTTTTCCAGTGGGCAGTGAGTCGGGCTCTGTGTTCAGCTCCTGCTTGTGACTCCTTTCAACGTACTGACATAACCAGTGAAATGGCATGCAAGACTCTTTGTGGACGGTACCCCTTCAGCAAGGTGGAGGAAGCCTGTAAAACTTACAGCCATGTTGTCATCAAAGAGGTTCGGTTCTTTGACTTGAAGGTCCTTTACCCTCTTCTCACTGATCCATCCCTGAATCTCAAAATTATTCACTTGGTCCGTGACCCCAGGGCAGTTGTCAAGTCACGGGAGCAATCGGTTAAAGCATTAGCTCGTGACAATGGAATTGTTTTGAGTACCAATGGCACTAAAGTGGAGGACAGCAAATACAAAGTAATGCAAGAGATATGTAGAAGTCATGTTCAGATTTATGAAACGGCTACTCTAAAACCACCTCATTTCCTTAAAGATCGCTATTTAATGATCCGGTTTGAAGATCTGGTAAGAGATCCATTATCAGAAATCTCAGAAATGTACAAATTTGCAGATCTTAGTTTGACCCCCACACTTAAAAGCTGGATCTATAATATCACACATGGACAGggaccaggaaaaaaaaaagaagccttcaAAATCACATCTCGAGATGCAATTAGCGTTTCACAGGCCTGGAGAAATGTACTTTCCTtccagaaaattaagaaaatacaggaagTATGCAAAGGTGCTATAAACATGCTTGGTTATCAGCTGGTGGATtcagaaaaggagcaaaaagATCTGTCATTGGATTTAGTATTGCCAAGACGACAAAATCAATTCAGTTGGTCATCATTTAATCCAAAGCACTGA
- the TMEM231 gene encoding transmembrane protein 231 isoform X2: protein MAGLELFSHPALRTRYRAGLCSAAALALLLLTGLTYVPPLLLAYRSHGFWLKQSTYLEQPTVRFRYEVLFVATLGPGPGSFLAWSTFPAFNRLQEDRLRVVLLSTREEDKNQDGKMDLLHFKLELPLQPTEHVVGVQLILLFSYQLYRMSTLVMQTMAFLQFFSPVPGSLLYMNGDLKLHQRQLLNHCGLDNRYNVSVVNGTSPFASDYDLTNIIAAYWDRNESGVDNNSNITSSASVSSTVLQAAPVLRRRLRTL, encoded by the exons ATGGCGGGCCTGGAGCTGTTCTCTCACCCCGCGCTCCGGACGCGCTACCGGGCCGGGCTCTGCTCCGCCGCGGCGCTGGCGCTGCTGCTCCTCACGGGGCTCACCTACGTGCCGCCTCTGCTGCTGGCTTACCGGAGCCACG GTTTCTGGCTGAAGCAGAGCACGTACCTGGAGCAGCCCACGGTGCGGTTCCGGTACGAGGTGCTCTTCGTGGCTACCCTcgggcccggcccgggcagCTTCTTGGCTTGGAGCACATTTCCAGCATTCAACAGGCTCCAGGAGGACCGGCTGCGGGTCGTGCTCCTGTCG AccagagaagaagacaaaaatcaagATGGCAAAATGGATCTGTTGCATTTTAAGCTGGAACTTCCGCTACAGCCCACAGAGCATGTTGTTGGTGTTCAGCTGATTCTACTCTTTTCTTACCAGCTTTAT AGAATGTCAACACTTGTGATGCAGACCATGgcttttctccagtttttttctcctgtgccagggtctcTGCTGTATATGAATGGAGACCTGAAACTGCACCAGAGGCAATTACTTAACCATTGTGGACTGGATAACAGATACAAC GTGTCTGTGGTCAATGGTACAAGTCCCTTTGCCAGTGACTATGATCTAACAAACATCATTGCAGCATATTGGGATAGAAATG AATCAGGTGTTGACAACAACTCCAATATCACCAGTTCTGCCAGTGTCTCCAGTACTGTCCTACAAGCAGCACCAGTCCTGAGGAGACGCCTGAGAACActttaa
- the LOC127389053 gene encoding carbohydrate sulfotransferase 6-like isoform X2, with protein MARIRIPSAIVILLVAVQTVFLLFMCARYSSFMPQSEQKPSQVHILILSSWRSGSSFVGQLFSQHPNVFYLMEPAWHVWVTMYQNSAKVLHMAVRDLVRSVFLCDMSVFDAYMPWKRNLSDLFQWAVSRALCSAPACDSFQRTDITSEMACKTLCGRYPFSKVEEACKTYSHVVIKEVRFFDLKVLYPLLTDPSLNLKIIHLVRDPRAVVKSREQSVKALARDNGIVLSTNGTKVEDSKYKVMQEICRSHVQIYETATLKPPHFLKDRYLMIRFEDLVRDPLSEISEMYKFADLSLTPTLKSWIYNITHGQGPGKKKEAFKITSRDAISVSQAWRNVLSFQKIKKIQEVCKGAINMLGYQLVDSEKEQKDLSLDLVLPRRQNQFSWSSFNPKH; from the coding sequence ATGGCAAGGATTCGGATTCCTAGCGCAATTGTTATACTTCTTGTTGCAGTTCAGACTGTGTTCTTACTCTTCATGTGTGCCCGGTACAGTAGCTTCATGCCTCAGTCTGAGCAGAAACCATCTCAAGTCCACATCCTCATTCTCTCCTCCTGGCGGTCGGGATCTTCTTTTGTTGGTCAACTTTTCAGCCAGCACCCCAACGTCTTCTACCTGATGGAACCCGCATGGCACGTGTGGGTTACAATGTACCAGAACAGTGCCAAGGTCTTGCACATGGCAGTGCGGGACCTCGTCAGGTCGGTCTTTCTGTGTGACATGTCTGTGTTTGATGCTTACATGCCTTGGAAAAGAAATTTATCTGATCTTTTCCAGTGGGCAGTGAGTCGGGCTCTGTGTTCAGCTCCTGCTTGTGACTCCTTTCAACGTACTGACATAACCAGTGAAATGGCATGCAAGACTCTTTGTGGACGGTACCCCTTCAGCAAGGTGGAGGAAGCCTGTAAAACTTACAGCCATGTTGTCATCAAAGAGGTTCGGTTCTTTGACTTGAAGGTCCTTTACCCTCTTCTCACTGATCCATCCCTGAATCTCAAAATTATTCACTTGGTCCGTGACCCCAGGGCAGTTGTCAAGTCACGGGAGCAATCGGTTAAAGCATTAGCTCGTGACAATGGAATTGTTTTGAGTACCAATGGCACTAAAGTGGAGGACAGCAAATACAAAGTAATGCAAGAGATATGTAGAAGTCATGTTCAGATTTATGAAACGGCTACTCTAAAACCACCTCATTTCCTTAAAGATCGCTATTTAATGATCCGGTTTGAAGATCTGGTAAGAGATCCATTATCAGAAATCTCAGAAATGTACAAATTTGCAGATCTTAGTTTGACCCCCACACTTAAAAGCTGGATCTATAATATCACACATGGACAGggaccaggaaaaaaaaaagaagccttcaAAATCACATCTCGAGATGCAATTAGCGTTTCACAGGCCTGGAGAAATGTACTTTCCTtccagaaaattaagaaaatacaggaagTATGCAAAGGTGCTATAAACATGCTTGGTTATCAGCTGGTGGATtcagaaaaggagcaaaaagATCTGTCATTGGATTTAGTATTGCCAAGACGACAAAATCAATTCAGTTGGTCATCATTTAATCCAAAGCACTGA
- the TMEM231 gene encoding transmembrane protein 231 isoform X1 codes for MAGLELFSHPALRTRYRAGLCSAAALALLLLTGLTYVPPLLLAYRSHGFWLKQSTYLEQPTVRFRYEVLFVATLGPGPGSFLAWSTFPAFNRLQEDRLRVVLLSTREEDKNQDGKMDLLHFKLELPLQPTEHVVGVQLILLFSYQLYRMSTLVMQTMAFLQFFSPVPGSLLYMNGDLKLHQRQLLNHCGLDNRYNVSVVNGTSPFASDYDLTNIIAAYWDRNVTTVFSDPNPVWVTGRAADTPFIINATIHYPLEVILYQPGFWEMIKFAWIQYVSILLIFLWVFSRIKMFVFQNQVLTTTPISPVLPVSPVLSYKQHQS; via the exons ATGGCGGGCCTGGAGCTGTTCTCTCACCCCGCGCTCCGGACGCGCTACCGGGCCGGGCTCTGCTCCGCCGCGGCGCTGGCGCTGCTGCTCCTCACGGGGCTCACCTACGTGCCGCCTCTGCTGCTGGCTTACCGGAGCCACG GTTTCTGGCTGAAGCAGAGCACGTACCTGGAGCAGCCCACGGTGCGGTTCCGGTACGAGGTGCTCTTCGTGGCTACCCTcgggcccggcccgggcagCTTCTTGGCTTGGAGCACATTTCCAGCATTCAACAGGCTCCAGGAGGACCGGCTGCGGGTCGTGCTCCTGTCG AccagagaagaagacaaaaatcaagATGGCAAAATGGATCTGTTGCATTTTAAGCTGGAACTTCCGCTACAGCCCACAGAGCATGTTGTTGGTGTTCAGCTGATTCTACTCTTTTCTTACCAGCTTTAT AGAATGTCAACACTTGTGATGCAGACCATGgcttttctccagtttttttctcctgtgccagggtctcTGCTGTATATGAATGGAGACCTGAAACTGCACCAGAGGCAATTACTTAACCATTGTGGACTGGATAACAGATACAAC GTGTCTGTGGTCAATGGTACAAGTCCCTTTGCCAGTGACTATGATCTAACAAACATCATTGCAGCATATTGGGATAGAAATG TGACAACGGTCTTTTCAGATCCCAACCCTGTTTGGGTgactggaagagcagcagataCACCATTTATCATTAACGCCACTATTCATTACCCACTAGAAGTCATCTTATATC AGCCAGGATTTTGGGAAATGATTAAATTTGCCTGGATCCAGTATGTCAGCATTCTCCTTATCTTTCTTTGGGTGTTCAGTAGgattaaaatgtttgtgttccAGAATCAGGTGTTGACAACAACTCCAATATCACCAGTTCTGCCAGTGTCTCCAGTACTGTCCTACAAGCAGCACCAGTCCTGA